A region from the Agrococcus sp. SL85 genome encodes:
- a CDS encoding PTS fructose transporter subunit IIABC: protein MPQIITPDLVLLDADLGADKESVIRSLARRAAGTPRVLDADGLVEAVLAREAMTPTGMGGGIAIPHAKTAAVAEPSLGFARLSPAVDFGAPDGPADLVFLIMAPDGAAETHLAVLSKLAGSLIDEEFTGALRAASTPEEVVALVDRAVADEPEAEPAPVAAGQRSIVAVTACPTGIAHTYMAADALKAAGERAGVRVVVETQGSSGTKKLDPAVIADADAAIFAVDVDVRERGRFAGKPFVQVPVKKGIDAPDQLIADALRIADDPSGARVAGGAASSEPSAAQASSSLGGTVKRALLTGVSYMIPFVAGGGLLIALGFLFGGYRITETAGDVIVQNALWNLPEGGIAQYLGAVLFSIGAASMGFLVPALSGYIAYAIADRPGIAPGFVAGAVALLMSAGFIGGLVGGLLAGLAAWWIGTWRVPQWMRGLMPVVIIPLLASLFASGLMVMLLGGPIASLMAGLTGWLESLTGAAVIALGLLLGTMMAFDLGGPINKVAYGFAVAGLGAGSPDNPTPWMIMAAVMAAGMVPPLGMALATLLDRKLFTAAERENGKAAWLLGASFISEGAIPFAAADPLRVIPASILGAATTGAITMATGVTSQAPHGGLFVFFAIGNFAMFLVAIVVGAIITGLAVIALKRWVRRAPAAAAPEREPALVTA, encoded by the coding sequence ATGCCCCAGATCATCACCCCCGACCTCGTGCTGCTCGACGCCGACCTCGGCGCCGACAAGGAGTCGGTCATCCGCTCGCTCGCGCGTCGCGCCGCGGGCACGCCGCGCGTCCTCGACGCCGACGGCCTCGTCGAGGCCGTGCTCGCCCGGGAGGCGATGACGCCCACCGGCATGGGCGGCGGCATCGCGATCCCCCACGCGAAGACCGCGGCGGTCGCGGAGCCCAGCCTGGGCTTCGCGCGCCTCTCGCCCGCGGTCGACTTCGGTGCGCCCGACGGCCCCGCCGACCTCGTGTTCCTCATCATGGCGCCCGACGGCGCGGCCGAGACGCACCTCGCGGTGCTGTCGAAGCTCGCCGGCTCGCTCATCGACGAGGAGTTCACGGGCGCCCTGCGCGCCGCCTCGACGCCGGAGGAGGTCGTGGCGCTCGTCGACCGCGCCGTCGCCGACGAGCCCGAGGCGGAGCCCGCGCCCGTGGCCGCGGGCCAGCGCAGCATCGTCGCCGTCACGGCGTGCCCCACGGGCATCGCCCACACCTACATGGCCGCGGATGCGCTGAAGGCCGCGGGCGAGCGCGCCGGCGTCCGCGTCGTGGTCGAGACGCAGGGCTCGAGCGGCACGAAGAAGCTCGACCCCGCGGTGATCGCCGACGCCGACGCCGCGATCTTCGCCGTCGACGTCGACGTGCGCGAGCGCGGGCGCTTCGCGGGCAAGCCCTTCGTGCAGGTGCCGGTGAAGAAGGGCATCGACGCGCCCGACCAGCTCATCGCCGACGCGCTGCGGATCGCGGACGACCCGAGCGGCGCACGCGTCGCCGGCGGTGCGGCATCGTCGGAGCCCTCGGCGGCGCAGGCCTCGTCGTCGCTCGGCGGCACGGTGAAGCGCGCCCTGCTCACGGGCGTCAGCTACATGATCCCGTTCGTCGCAGGCGGCGGCCTCCTCATCGCGCTCGGCTTCCTCTTCGGCGGCTACCGCATCACGGAGACCGCGGGCGACGTCATCGTGCAGAACGCCCTGTGGAACCTGCCCGAGGGCGGCATCGCGCAGTACCTCGGCGCGGTGCTCTTCTCGATCGGCGCGGCGTCGATGGGCTTCCTCGTCCCGGCGCTGTCCGGCTACATCGCGTACGCGATCGCTGACCGCCCCGGCATCGCGCCCGGGTTCGTCGCCGGCGCAGTCGCGCTGCTCATGAGCGCGGGCTTCATCGGCGGCCTCGTCGGCGGTCTGCTCGCCGGCCTGGCCGCGTGGTGGATCGGCACGTGGCGAGTCCCGCAGTGGATGCGCGGCCTCATGCCGGTCGTCATCATCCCGCTGCTGGCATCGCTCTTCGCCTCCGGCCTCATGGTGATGCTCCTCGGCGGCCCGATCGCCTCGCTCATGGCGGGCCTCACGGGCTGGCTGGAGTCCCTCACGGGCGCCGCGGTGATCGCCCTGGGCCTCCTGCTCGGCACGATGATGGCGTTCGACCTGGGCGGTCCGATCAACAAGGTGGCCTACGGCTTCGCCGTCGCCGGCCTCGGCGCGGGCAGCCCGGACAACCCCACGCCGTGGATGATCATGGCTGCTGTCATGGCCGCTGGCATGGTGCCTCCGCTGGGCATGGCACTCGCGACGCTCCTCGACCGGAAGCTCTTCACGGCCGCCGAGCGCGAGAACGGCAAGGCGGCCTGGCTGCTCGGCGCGTCGTTCATCTCGGAGGGCGCGATCCCCTTCGCGGCAGCCGACCCGCTGCGCGTCATCCCCGCGTCGATCCTCGGCGCGGCGACCACCGGCGCGATCACGATGGCCACGGGCGTCACGAGCCAGGCGCCGCACGGCGGCCTGTTCGTGTTCTTCGCGATCGGCAACTTCGCGATGTTCCTCGTCGCGATCGTCGTCGGCGCGATCATCACGGGCCTCGCCGTCATCGCGCTGAAGCGCTGGGTGCGCCGCGCCCCCGCGGCGGCCGCGCCCGAGCGCGAGCCCGCGCTCGTGACGGCCTGA
- a CDS encoding SDR family NAD(P)-dependent oxidoreductase, which translates to MDISGASALVTGAASGLGAATAAALAARGAHVVGLDLPGAVERAGGAAPSGVVLVAGDVTAEADVRRAVEAASARGPLRVAVSCAGIATGARLLGREGPHDQGAFERTIAVNVLGSFQVLRLAAEAIAATEPVDADGQRGLVVQTASVAAFDGQIGQVAYSASKGAVAAMTLPAARELARHGIRVMTIAPGVVDTPMMAGLGDDVRAGLEATVPFPARLARPEEFAALVGMLVEHDYLNGETIRMDGSLRMPPR; encoded by the coding sequence GTGGACATCAGCGGTGCATCCGCGCTCGTGACGGGCGCGGCGTCCGGGCTCGGCGCGGCGACGGCGGCGGCCCTCGCCGCGCGGGGCGCGCACGTGGTCGGGCTCGACCTGCCCGGCGCGGTCGAGCGCGCGGGCGGCGCGGCGCCCTCGGGCGTCGTGCTCGTCGCGGGCGACGTCACCGCCGAGGCCGACGTGCGGCGGGCCGTCGAGGCGGCCTCGGCGCGCGGACCGCTGCGGGTCGCGGTCTCGTGCGCGGGCATCGCGACGGGCGCGCGCCTCCTCGGCCGCGAGGGGCCGCACGACCAGGGCGCCTTCGAGCGCACGATCGCGGTGAACGTGCTCGGCTCCTTCCAGGTGCTGCGGCTCGCGGCCGAGGCGATCGCTGCGACCGAGCCCGTCGACGCCGACGGCCAGCGCGGGCTCGTCGTGCAGACGGCCTCGGTCGCGGCGTTCGACGGCCAGATCGGCCAGGTCGCCTACAGCGCCTCGAAGGGCGCCGTCGCGGCCATGACGCTGCCGGCCGCGCGCGAGCTGGCCCGCCACGGCATCCGGGTGATGACGATCGCGCCCGGCGTCGTCGACACGCCGATGATGGCGGGCCTCGGCGACGACGTGCGGGCAGGGCTCGAGGCCACCGTGCCGTTCCCGGCGCGGCTCGCCCGGCCCGAGGAGTTCGCGGCGCTGGTCGGCATGCTCGTCGAGCACGACTACCTCAACGGCGAGACGATCCGCATGGACGGCAGCCTCCGGATGCCGCCGCGCTGA
- a CDS encoding 1-phosphofructokinase family hexose kinase, translating to MIVTLTLNPSIDRTVALDAPLERGAVQRTAAPAVDVAAGKGVNVARVVAAAGLPARAIVMADPDDRFAALLADDGVDAVCVPVGAPVRTNLALTEPDGTTTKVNEPGAPLDDAAVARMLEAVRAAATGASWFVVAGSLPAGARASIVVDAVRAARTAAPGIRIAVDSSGAPLEAAVAAGGVDLVKPNDEELEELLGMPRGTIDSHEAAASAAGALVAGGVAAVLLTLGGDGAILADAHGAHRASPPPTVVRSTVGAGDASLAGLLIADARGDDAAGRLAQAVAHGSAAAAMPGTGFPTPADADASRVAVAPIQLAAPAATHLAATAASTTAAPAADHQER from the coding sequence ATGATCGTCACCCTCACCCTCAACCCCTCCATCGACCGCACCGTCGCGCTCGACGCCCCCCTCGAGCGCGGCGCCGTGCAGCGCACGGCCGCGCCCGCCGTCGACGTCGCCGCCGGCAAGGGCGTCAACGTCGCCCGCGTGGTCGCTGCCGCGGGCCTGCCCGCCCGCGCGATCGTCATGGCCGATCCCGACGACCGCTTCGCGGCGCTGCTCGCCGACGACGGCGTCGACGCCGTCTGCGTGCCCGTCGGGGCCCCGGTGCGCACGAACCTCGCGCTCACCGAGCCGGACGGCACGACGACCAAGGTGAACGAGCCCGGCGCGCCGCTCGACGATGCCGCCGTCGCCCGCATGCTGGAGGCGGTCCGCGCGGCCGCGACCGGCGCCTCCTGGTTCGTCGTCGCCGGCTCGCTCCCCGCCGGGGCACGCGCGTCGATCGTCGTCGACGCCGTGCGCGCCGCGCGCACCGCGGCCCCCGGCATCCGGATCGCCGTCGACAGCTCGGGCGCGCCGCTCGAGGCCGCCGTCGCCGCGGGCGGCGTCGATCTCGTGAAGCCCAACGACGAGGAGCTCGAGGAGCTGCTCGGCATGCCGCGCGGCACGATCGACTCCCACGAGGCCGCGGCCTCCGCCGCCGGCGCGCTCGTCGCCGGCGGCGTGGCCGCCGTGCTGCTCACCCTCGGCGGCGACGGCGCGATCCTCGCCGACGCGCACGGCGCGCACCGGGCCTCCCCGCCGCCCACCGTCGTCCGCTCCACCGTGGGCGCCGGCGACGCGAGCCTCGCGGGGCTGCTCATCGCCGACGCGCGCGGCGACGACGCCGCAGGCCGGCTCGCGCAGGCGGTGGCGCACGGCTCCGCCGCCGCGGCGATGCCCGGCACGGGCTTCCCCACCCCGGCCGACGCCGACGCCTCGCGCGTCGCCGTCGCACCCATCCAGCTCGCGGCACCTGCCGCCACCCACCTCGCGGCGACCGCCGCCAGCACCACCGCGGCCCCGGCCGCCGATCACCAGGAGCGCTGA
- a CDS encoding peroxiredoxin, with product MAEQVIEQRQAPEIGALAPDFTLSDHTGEAVTLSELRGAPVVLVFYPKAFTGTCTGELCAIRDELAAFEEADAHVLAISCDTSASLAVYAEQQGFRFRLLSDFWPHGAVAQEYGAFLPERGFATRATFVLDREGRIAAHFRVGPAESRDLDAYREALARV from the coding sequence ATGGCGGAGCAGGTCATCGAGCAGCGGCAGGCGCCTGAGATCGGGGCGCTCGCGCCCGACTTCACGCTCAGCGACCACACGGGCGAGGCCGTGACGCTCTCCGAGCTCCGCGGCGCGCCCGTCGTGCTGGTGTTCTACCCGAAGGCCTTCACCGGCACGTGCACGGGCGAGCTCTGCGCGATCCGCGACGAGCTCGCCGCCTTCGAGGAGGCCGATGCGCACGTGCTCGCGATCTCGTGCGACACCTCCGCCTCGCTCGCCGTCTACGCCGAGCAGCAGGGCTTCCGCTTCCGCCTGCTCAGCGACTTCTGGCCGCACGGCGCGGTCGCCCAGGAGTACGGCGCCTTCCTTCCCGAGCGCGGCTTCGCCACGCGCGCCACCTTCGTCCTCGACCGCGAGGGCCGCATCGCCGCGCACTTCCGCGTCGGGCCCGCCGAGTCGCGCGACCTCGACGCCTACCGGGAGGCCCTCGCGCGCGTGTGA
- a CDS encoding MFS transporter, with translation MTASAPASVDATASPALRRRSMLASAVGNGLEWFDWNIYVVFTAYLTANLFDQGDPGSALLMTLAIFGVGFVFRPLGGMLAGILADRLGRRWVMVTTMLTMSAASLLIAVLPTFETAGAWASLLLLVARLAQGLAHGAESTAGYTYIAEIAPAARRGLWSSTLAMGVLVGSMLASGLGWALTTGLGAEAMTEWGWRVPFAIGAVLAIVVMVLRRTMMETEQFEQQLAPEADAEAAQPLTRVERRSLWWASVRVFWFVAAITIVFYTWLTAASSLAQTQHGMDPAAALASSFAAQALCVCLMPLMGLLSDRVGRRPVALAFSLGFVVLSFPLMGLISSEPWTLLVAQSIALAFVACGNSIYSALLAEQFPTRHRARGIGIAMSLSVAIFGGSVLYLNQWLTGAGLQWVFILCFVLVCLASAVAVWRMPETRGIALHEIGARPDAAERAGAGAGAERGARG, from the coding sequence GTGACCGCCTCCGCCCCCGCCTCCGTCGACGCCACCGCCTCCCCCGCCCTCCGTCGCCGCTCGATGCTCGCCTCCGCGGTCGGCAACGGCCTCGAGTGGTTCGACTGGAACATCTACGTCGTCTTCACGGCGTACCTCACGGCGAACCTCTTCGACCAGGGCGATCCCGGCTCGGCGCTGCTCATGACGCTCGCGATCTTCGGCGTCGGCTTCGTCTTCCGCCCGCTCGGCGGCATGCTCGCGGGCATCCTCGCCGACCGCCTCGGCCGCCGCTGGGTGATGGTGACGACGATGCTGACGATGAGCGCTGCGTCGCTCCTCATCGCCGTGCTGCCCACCTTCGAGACCGCCGGCGCCTGGGCCTCGCTGCTGCTCCTCGTCGCGCGCCTCGCGCAGGGCCTCGCCCATGGCGCCGAGTCGACCGCCGGCTACACCTACATCGCCGAGATCGCCCCCGCCGCCCGGCGCGGCCTCTGGTCGTCGACGCTCGCCATGGGGGTGCTCGTGGGCTCGATGCTCGCGAGCGGCCTCGGCTGGGCGCTCACGACGGGCCTCGGGGCGGAGGCGATGACCGAGTGGGGCTGGCGCGTGCCCTTCGCGATCGGCGCGGTGCTCGCGATCGTCGTCATGGTGCTGCGCCGCACGATGATGGAGACCGAGCAGTTCGAGCAGCAGCTCGCGCCCGAGGCCGACGCCGAGGCCGCGCAGCCGCTCACGCGCGTCGAGCGCCGCTCGCTGTGGTGGGCGTCGGTGCGCGTGTTCTGGTTCGTCGCGGCCATCACGATCGTCTTCTACACCTGGCTGACCGCGGCCTCCTCGCTCGCGCAGACGCAGCACGGCATGGACCCCGCGGCGGCGCTCGCGTCGAGCTTCGCCGCGCAGGCGCTGTGCGTCTGCCTCATGCCGCTCATGGGCCTGCTCAGCGACCGCGTGGGGCGGCGCCCCGTCGCGCTCGCGTTCTCGCTCGGCTTCGTGGTGCTGAGCTTCCCGCTCATGGGGCTCATCTCCTCCGAGCCCTGGACGCTCCTCGTGGCGCAGTCGATCGCGCTCGCCTTCGTCGCGTGCGGCAACTCCATCTACTCGGCGCTGCTCGCCGAGCAGTTCCCCACGCGGCACCGGGCGCGCGGCATCGGCATCGCCATGTCGCTGTCGGTCGCGATCTTCGGCGGAAGCGTGCTCTACCTCAACCAGTGGCTCACGGGCGCGGGTCTGCAGTGGGTCTTCATCCTGTGCTTCGTGCTCGTGTGCCTCGCGTCGGCGGTCGCGGTCTGGCGCATGCCCGAGACCCGAGGCATCGCCCTGCACGAGATCGGCGCCCGCCCGGACGCCGCCGAGCGGGCGGGTGCCGGAGCGGGCGCCGAGCGGGGCGCGCGGGGCTAG